One region of Micromonospora ureilytica genomic DNA includes:
- the pstA gene encoding phosphate ABC transporter permease PstA: MTTTVTSHRTRPPAQPDSLRAKRLPWYAAPAIAVAALALSAVIVYGTGIGGPVLVVVLGAILYLVGLFAAANAVEGRRSARNRTWSALIHSAFVLAVLPLVSVVWTLVSKGADRLDANFFQTSMNNIGARDANGGAYHAIVGTLEQVGIATLITVPLGVLCAIYIVEYGRGKFAFAIRFFVDVMTGIPSIVSGLFVLAFWVLVVSPWFNDGRPSFSGFAAALALSVLMLPTIVRSTEEMLRLVPAPLREGAYALGVPKWKTILRVVLPTALPGIVTGVMLAIARAAGETAPVLLVAGGGAAINTNPFENNQSSLSLFVYQQAGDASKYAPARAWTAALTLVALVLILTIAAKLLARRNRLSR; this comes from the coding sequence ATGACCACAACCGTCACCTCCCACCGCACCCGGCCGCCGGCCCAGCCCGACTCGCTGCGGGCCAAGCGGCTGCCCTGGTACGCCGCCCCGGCCATCGCCGTGGCGGCCCTGGCACTCTCCGCCGTGATCGTCTACGGCACCGGCATTGGCGGCCCGGTCCTCGTGGTCGTCCTCGGCGCGATCCTCTACCTGGTCGGGCTCTTCGCCGCCGCCAACGCGGTCGAGGGGCGCCGATCGGCCCGCAACCGCACCTGGAGCGCACTGATCCACTCCGCCTTCGTGCTGGCGGTGCTGCCACTCGTGTCGGTGGTCTGGACGCTTGTCAGCAAGGGCGCCGACCGGCTGGACGCCAACTTCTTCCAGACCTCGATGAACAACATCGGGGCCCGGGACGCCAACGGCGGCGCGTACCACGCGATCGTCGGCACGCTGGAGCAGGTCGGCATCGCCACCCTGATCACCGTCCCGCTCGGCGTTCTCTGCGCGATCTACATCGTCGAGTACGGCCGGGGCAAGTTCGCCTTCGCGATCCGGTTCTTCGTGGACGTGATGACCGGCATCCCGTCGATCGTCTCCGGCCTCTTCGTGCTGGCGTTCTGGGTGCTGGTCGTGTCGCCGTGGTTCAACGACGGTCGGCCCAGCTTCTCCGGCTTCGCCGCCGCGCTCGCGCTGAGCGTGCTCATGCTGCCCACCATCGTCCGGTCCACCGAGGAGATGCTCCGCCTCGTACCGGCGCCACTGCGCGAGGGCGCGTACGCGCTCGGCGTACCCAAGTGGAAGACCATCCTGCGGGTGGTGCTGCCGACGGCGCTGCCCGGCATCGTCACCGGCGTCATGCTCGCCATCGCCCGCGCGGCCGGCGAGACCGCGCCGGTGCTGCTGGTCGCCGGCGGCGGCGCGGCGATCAACACCAACCCCTTCGAGAACAACCAGTCGTCGCTGTCCCTCTTCGTCTACCAGCAGGCCGGTGACGCGTCGAAGTACGCCCCGGCACGGGCGTGGACCGCGGCACTCACCCTGGTCGCCCTCGTGCTCATCCTGACGATCGCGGCGAAGCTGCTGGCCCGTCGCAACAGGCTCAGCCGATGA
- the pstC gene encoding phosphate ABC transporter permease subunit PstC translates to MGDTPHRSADAGTGGTRVTQSHEWPVGASARVAEAPVSTRSPGGTGLGGGGALPRSRRFGAERAFRGLTLAAGTAVLVIIAAIAIFLVVKAVPALRANTENFWSYEGWSPNETEPKFGIGALAFGTVLSSALALLMAVPVALGIALYLSHYAPRRLGTALGFLVDLLAAVPSVVFGLWGRDVFSSPVRDFSVWLNQHFGWIPLFGGDGPFGASVMLGALVLAIMVLPIITSLSREVFLQTPTANEEAALALGATRWEMLRTAVIPYGRPGIIAAMMLGLGRALGETIALALTLGITFGISFNLIQNGGNTIAANIANAFGEANETGRGALIASGLVLFAITLIVNITARAIIYRRREFTESAA, encoded by the coding sequence ATGGGTGACACCCCCCACCGCTCGGCCGACGCCGGCACCGGCGGGACGCGCGTGACCCAGAGTCACGAGTGGCCCGTCGGTGCCTCGGCGCGTGTGGCCGAGGCACCAGTCAGCACCCGTTCCCCGGGCGGCACCGGGCTGGGCGGCGGCGGCGCGCTGCCGCGCAGCCGTAGGTTCGGCGCCGAGCGGGCCTTCCGCGGTCTCACCCTGGCCGCCGGCACCGCCGTTCTGGTCATCATCGCCGCCATCGCGATCTTCCTGGTCGTCAAGGCGGTGCCGGCCCTACGCGCCAACACCGAGAACTTCTGGTCCTACGAGGGCTGGTCGCCCAACGAGACGGAGCCGAAGTTCGGCATCGGTGCGCTCGCCTTCGGCACCGTGCTCAGCTCGGCGCTGGCACTGCTCATGGCGGTGCCGGTGGCGCTGGGCATCGCCCTCTACCTCTCGCACTACGCGCCGCGCCGGCTGGGCACCGCGCTCGGCTTCCTGGTCGACCTGCTCGCCGCCGTGCCGAGCGTGGTCTTCGGTCTCTGGGGACGGGACGTCTTCAGCAGCCCGGTCCGGGATTTTTCCGTCTGGCTGAACCAGCACTTCGGCTGGATCCCGCTCTTCGGCGGTGACGGCCCCTTTGGGGCGTCCGTCATGCTGGGCGCCCTGGTACTCGCGATCATGGTGCTGCCGATCATCACCTCGCTCTCCCGCGAGGTGTTCCTCCAGACGCCGACGGCGAACGAGGAGGCCGCCCTCGCCCTCGGCGCCACCCGCTGGGAGATGCTCCGCACCGCGGTGATCCCCTACGGCCGCCCCGGCATCATCGCCGCGATGATGCTCGGCCTCGGCCGGGCGCTCGGCGAGACCATCGCCCTGGCGTTGACCCTCGGCATCACCTTCGGCATCTCGTTCAACCTGATCCAGAACGGCGGCAACACCATCGCCGCCAACATCGCCAACGCGTTCGGCGAGGCGAACGAGACCGGCCGGGGCGCGCTCATCGCCTCCGGCCTGGTGCTGTTCGCCATCACGCTGATCGTCAACATCACGGCGCGGGCGATCATCTACCGCCGCCGGGAGTTCACGGAGTCGGCCGCATGA
- the pstS gene encoding phosphate ABC transporter substrate-binding protein PstS: MKLQRYGTIACLALAATLGLSACGSDNNEPASGANASGSAAAVDCATGTLNAQGSSAQKNAMAEWIKAYQQKCQGVTINYEPSGSGAGIQAFIAGTADFAGSDSALKPEEQPQADAKCVGGKAIHLPMVIGPVAVAYNVSGVDNLQLKPATLAKIFAGKVTKWDDATIKADNPEAKLPATTIQTVHRSDESGTTDNFTKYLSKTAESDWTLGNAKAWKAPGGTGAKGSDGVASRVKGADGSIGYMEWSFAENAGLKMSKIGNGNGEFAALTAEAAGKTIAGAAVEGQGDDLKLKIDYNTKEAGAYPIVLATYEIVCSKGLAADKLPLVKGLLGYAASTEGQAAMTELGYAPLPESVRTKVEAAVKNIS; this comes from the coding sequence GTGAAGCTCCAGCGGTACGGCACTATTGCCTGCCTCGCTCTTGCCGCGACGCTCGGCCTCAGTGCATGCGGCTCGGACAACAACGAGCCCGCCTCCGGCGCGAACGCTTCGGGCTCGGCCGCCGCGGTCGACTGCGCTACCGGCACGCTGAACGCCCAGGGCTCGTCGGCGCAGAAGAACGCCATGGCCGAATGGATCAAGGCGTACCAGCAGAAGTGCCAGGGTGTCACGATCAACTACGAGCCCAGCGGCTCGGGCGCCGGCATCCAGGCGTTCATCGCCGGGACGGCCGACTTCGCCGGCTCCGACTCCGCGCTCAAGCCGGAGGAGCAGCCGCAGGCCGACGCCAAGTGCGTCGGTGGCAAGGCCATCCACCTGCCGATGGTGATCGGCCCGGTGGCCGTCGCCTACAACGTGAGCGGCGTGGACAACCTCCAGCTCAAGCCGGCCACCCTGGCGAAGATCTTCGCCGGCAAGGTCACCAAGTGGGACGACGCCACGATCAAGGCCGACAACCCGGAGGCCAAGCTCCCGGCGACCACCATCCAGACCGTCCACCGTTCGGACGAGTCGGGCACCACCGACAACTTCACCAAGTACCTGTCGAAGACCGCTGAGAGCGACTGGACCCTGGGCAACGCCAAGGCGTGGAAGGCACCGGGCGGCACCGGCGCCAAGGGCTCGGACGGCGTGGCCAGCCGGGTCAAGGGCGCGGACGGCTCCATCGGCTACATGGAGTGGTCGTTCGCCGAGAACGCCGGTCTGAAGATGTCGAAGATCGGCAACGGCAACGGCGAGTTCGCCGCGCTGACCGCCGAGGCGGCCGGCAAGACCATCGCCGGTGCTGCCGTCGAGGGTCAGGGCGACGACCTCAAGCTGAAGATCGACTACAACACCAAGGAGGCCGGGGCCTACCCGATCGTCCTGGCGACGTACGAGATCGTCTGCAGCAAGGGCCTCGCGGCCGACAAGCTGCCGCTGGTCAAGGGTCTGCTGGGCTACGCCGCCAGCACCGAGGGCCAGGCTGCCATGACCGAGCTGGGCTACGCCCCGCTGCCGGAAAGCGTCCGCACCAAGGTCGAGGCCGCGGTCAAGAACATCTCCTGA
- the mshD gene encoding mycothiol synthase produces MSSAEPTSDQVTRSDRLAAAEIADVLALASAAGDTDGADPLDEHVLLRLRDADAPAVHLIARADDGTLTGYAHLDTTDPIGGIGVELVVHPAYRRRGTGRALARGVLASATGPLRAWAHGDHPSAAALAVDLGFTRARVLWQLRRPLAAPLGEPRLPDGVVLRAFRPGADDSAWLTLNARAFAEHPEQGRWTSDDLRVRLAEPWFDPAGFLLAEETATGRLLGFHWTKVHERPGSARIGEVYVLGVEPTAHGGGLGRALTTAGLTHLRDKRGLDRVMLYVDDSNTGAVALYERLGFARWSAHINYHLG; encoded by the coding sequence ATGAGCAGCGCGGAGCCAACCAGCGACCAGGTGACCCGGAGCGACAGGTTGGCGGCGGCGGAAATCGCCGACGTACTGGCCCTGGCCAGCGCCGCCGGTGACACGGACGGAGCGGACCCTCTCGACGAGCACGTCCTGCTCCGGTTGCGCGACGCCGACGCCCCCGCCGTGCATCTGATCGCCCGCGCCGACGACGGCACCCTCACCGGGTACGCGCACCTGGACACCACCGACCCGATCGGTGGGATCGGGGTCGAGTTGGTGGTGCACCCCGCCTACCGGCGACGTGGCACCGGGCGGGCGCTCGCCCGGGGCGTACTCGCCTCGGCCACCGGGCCACTGCGGGCGTGGGCGCACGGCGACCACCCCTCGGCCGCCGCGCTCGCCGTCGACCTCGGCTTCACCCGCGCCCGGGTGCTCTGGCAGTTGCGCCGACCGTTGGCCGCCCCGCTGGGTGAGCCGCGCCTGCCCGACGGGGTGGTGCTGCGCGCGTTCCGACCCGGGGCGGACGACTCGGCCTGGCTGACCCTCAACGCGCGGGCCTTCGCCGAGCACCCCGAGCAGGGCCGGTGGACGTCGGACGACCTGCGGGTACGCCTCGCCGAGCCGTGGTTCGACCCGGCGGGCTTCCTGCTCGCCGAGGAGACCGCGACCGGCCGCCTACTCGGTTTCCACTGGACCAAGGTGCACGAGCGGCCGGGGTCGGCCCGGATCGGCGAGGTGTACGTCCTGGGTGTGGAGCCGACCGCGCACGGCGGCGGGCTCGGCCGGGCCCTCACCACCGCTGGGCTGACACACCTGCGGGACAAGCGCGGCCTGGACCGGGTGATGCTCTACGTGGACGACTCGAACACCGGGGCGGTGGCGCTCTACGAACGGCTGGGCTTCGCCCGCTGGTCCGCGCACATCAACTACCACCTGGGCTGA
- a CDS encoding polysaccharide deacetylase family protein, translating to MTRGSSTARAAGIVTLVVAGLLGSAYVLGRSLVPDQTPPHSTGVTTSADGPHYADQPSVGEPGGTPSVSASNSAGPVETGQDGSGRDAGGDNLFGAHATTGSPRLALTFDDGPDPRYTPQVLALLSEYDVQATFCVVGENAQNHPDLVRSIVDAGHTLCNHSWHHDVGLGARSADAIRSDLLRTNAAIRAAVPNAPIVWYRQPGGAWTYPVVSVARQLGMTPLHWSVDPSDWELPGANKISATVLSQAEPGSVVLLHDAGGDRQGTVEALRRILPDLTARFELEALPTDPT from the coding sequence GTGACGCGGGGCAGTTCCACCGCGCGGGCCGCGGGGATCGTGACGCTTGTGGTGGCGGGGCTGCTCGGCTCGGCGTACGTGCTGGGCCGCAGCCTCGTTCCCGACCAGACGCCTCCGCACTCCACAGGCGTCACCACGAGCGCTGACGGGCCGCACTACGCCGACCAACCCAGCGTTGGCGAGCCGGGCGGAACCCCGAGCGTCAGCGCCAGCAACAGCGCCGGCCCGGTCGAGACCGGGCAGGACGGGTCCGGACGAGACGCCGGCGGCGACAACCTGTTCGGCGCGCACGCCACCACCGGCAGCCCGCGGCTCGCGCTGACCTTCGACGACGGGCCGGACCCGCGCTACACCCCGCAGGTCCTCGCCCTCCTGAGCGAGTACGACGTGCAGGCCACGTTCTGCGTGGTCGGCGAGAACGCGCAGAACCACCCCGACCTGGTCCGGTCGATCGTGGACGCCGGGCACACCCTCTGCAACCACTCCTGGCACCACGACGTCGGCCTGGGCGCCCGGTCGGCCGACGCGATCCGCTCCGACCTTCTGCGCACCAACGCGGCGATCCGGGCGGCGGTGCCGAACGCGCCGATCGTCTGGTACCGCCAGCCGGGCGGGGCTTGGACATACCCGGTGGTGTCGGTGGCGCGGCAACTCGGCATGACCCCGCTGCACTGGTCGGTGGACCCGTCGGACTGGGAGCTGCCCGGCGCCAACAAGATCAGCGCGACGGTGCTGAGCCAGGCCGAACCGGGCTCGGTGGTGCTGCTGCACGACGCCGGTGGGGACCGGCAGGGCACTGTCGAGGCGCTGCGCCGGATCCTGCCCGACCTGACCGCCCGCTTCGAGTTGGAGGCACTCCCCACCGATCCGACGTGA